From Candoia aspera isolate rCanAsp1 chromosome 4, rCanAsp1.hap2, whole genome shotgun sequence, a single genomic window includes:
- the TMEM102 gene encoding transmembrane protein 102, translated as MASPPEDHPPKPAPAKPLTDLDFRSGVQIEELNQLIQEYDARTPSGWDAPELFQAKDLVFSLLGQVQRSDGRLPLVNCYLLLSGGTQQGTVHVDLTTPCPLSPGGDYDASFTLLVPVLNVAGVPITLDMKHSPPGHTQISLGPFDAATLQHWSECSSGDEAFLSAQLVSEWFFRAFSMAAKDLRVELQGRVTSVVICVGPCRVLYDIIPVVALRGWPEVAQPWLSQAHFWDHKLREEDVTAGFYLFPSPSGSDWRLAFSGSELHVRRTLPPPLLRSLRAATATLPWDRLPGLAPYHLFTLSLWSCERLPGSYLAQEENAAHALLGLLDDLAASLVHGRLPSYFLPQWNLLEGLSPWATGTLARVVAQVRANPAKYLRQAVEGAKEARRLAKAYRSQLLSPAVA; from the exons ATGGCATCTCCTCCCGAGGACCACCCCCCAAAGCCGGCCCCGGCCAAGCCCCTCACGGACCTGGATTTCCGCTCCGGGGTGCAGATCGAGGAGCTCAACCAACTCATCCAAGAATACGACGCCAGGACCCCCAGCGGCTGGGACGCCCCAGAGTTGTTTCAAGCCAAAGATTTGGTTTTCTCGCTGCTGG GCCAGGTCCAGCGATCTGATGGGAGGCTGCCCCTGGTCAACTGCTACCTCCTCCTCTCCGGCGGAACCCAGCAGGGCACGGTCCACGTGGACTTGACCACACCGTGCCCCCTTTCTCCCGGCGGGGACTACGATGCCAGCTTCACGCTCCTGGTGCCAGTTCTGAACGTGGCCGGGGTGCCCATCACGTTGGACATGAAGCACAGCCCCCCCGGCCACACCCAGATCAGCCTCGGGCCCTTCGATGCCGCGACGCTGCAGCACTGGTCCGAGTGCAGCTCTGGGGACGAAGCGTTCCTCTCTGCCCAGCTGGTCTCCGAGTGGTTTTTCCGGGCATTTTCCATGGCTGCCAAGGATCTTCGGGTCGAGCTCCAGGGCCGCGTCACCTCCGTGGTCATCTGCGTGGGACCCTGCCGCGTCCTCTACGACATCATCCCTGTGGTGGCCCTGAGGGGCTGGCCTGAGGTGGCCCAGCCCTGGCTGAGCCAGGCACACTTTTGGGACCACAAGCTGAGGGAGGAAGACGTCACCGCCGGCTTCtacctcttcccgtccccttctGGCTCCGACTGGCGCCTGGCCTTCTCGGGCAGCGAGCTGCATGTGAGGCGGACCCTTCCCCCTCCACTGCTGCGGTCCCTGCGAGCCGCCACGGCCACCCTCCCCTGGGACCGCCTCCCAGGCCTGGCGCCGTACCACCTCTTCACCCTGAGCTTGTGGTCCTGTGAGCGGCTGCCCGGCAGCTACCTGGCCCAGGAGGAGAACGCGGCCCACGCCTTACTGGGCCTCCTGGACGACCTGGCTGCCAGCCTGGTCCACGGGCGCCTCCCCAGCTACTTCCTCCCCCAGTGGAACCTCCTGGAAGGCCTGTCCCCTTGGGCCACGGGGACCCTGGCTCGGGTGGTGGCCCAGGTCAGAGCCAACCCCGCCAAGTACCTCCGCCAAGCCGTGGAGGGTGCCAAGGAAGCCAGGCGGCTGGCCAAGGCCTATCGAAGCCAGCTGCTGTCCCCCGCGGTCGCCTAG